A genomic region of Venturia canescens isolate UGA chromosome 7, ASM1945775v1, whole genome shotgun sequence contains the following coding sequences:
- the Mettl3 gene encoding N6-adenosine-methyltransferase subunit METTL3: MSDAFEEIQAIKIKRNSLREKLQKRKRERHELFTLTSPTAGSTSLTVENVGIDSTALSSHHEYERDILSILHNNLPDTPITSADLGVQLRENLSADVSHAEVKKILERLAAQDVVKMSDITEDGVLGYTVLSVNGGQSSQSRALIVKDTKETGIHDKNEEDEVNEEDEEDASPPDKQARAEKKNTEDIMSLITMPTIREKESKKVGEQILDLLSKQTSKEKSLAERFRSQGGAQVMEFCPHGTRFDCAKLNGGTTGGFNSKCKKLHFKKIIQSHTDESLGDCSFLNTCFHMDTCKYVHYEVDGTTAQTREQTSEPEGGTSLNSRVSLVDGVSVGNIGSNNIGSNSGNSNNSGTSAVPGSATSGSDLTLYPPQWIQCDLRYLDMTVLGKFAVIMADPPWDIHMELPYGTMSDDEMRQLGIPALQDEGLLFLWVTGRAMELGRECLQLWGYDRVDEIIWVKTNQLQRIIRTGRTGHWLNHGKEHCLVGMKGNPRVNRGLDSDVIVAEVRATSHKPDEIYGIIERMSPSTRKIELFGRPHNVQPNWITLGNQVDGVHLIDPQLIKAFRKRYPDGNSMKPNK; encoded by the exons atgtcaGACGCTTTCGAGGAGATTCAGgctataaaaattaaaagaaatagcttgagagaaaaattgcaaaagcGAAAACGCGAAAGACACGAATTGTTTACACTCACTTCGCCGACTGCCGGGTCTACGAGCCTGACGGTTGAAAATGTTGGCATCG ATTCTACGGCTTTATCCTCTCATCATGAATACGAACGTGACATTCTGTCGATTCTCCATAATAATCTTCCTGATACGCCGATCACTTCAGCAGATCTTGGAGTACAATTACGGGAAAATCTTAGTGCTGATGTGTCGCATGCAgaggtcaaaaaaattttggagagATTGGCTGCCCAAGATGTTGTCAA AATGAGCGACATCACAGAAGATGGAGTACTGGGTTATACAGTGTTGTCAGTGAATGGCGGCCAATCGTCTCAGTCAAGGGCTTTGATTGTCAAAGACACGAAAGAAACAGGAATTCATGACAAAAATGAGGAAGACGAGGTGAACGAAGAGGATGAGGAAGATGCATCGCCCCCTGACAAGCAGGCACgtgcggagaaaaaaaacacagaggACATAATGTCATTGATAACGATGCCAACAatccgagagaaagagagtaaaAAAGTTGGGGAACAAATACTGGATTTGTTGTCAAAGCAAACATCTAAAGAGAAATCATTGGCGGAACGTTTTAGATCTCAAGGTGGTGCGCAAGTAATGGAATTTTGCCCCCACGGTACAAGATTTGATTGTGCTAAATTGAATGGAGGAACGACTGGTGGTTTCAACAGCAAATGCAAAAAGctacattttaaaaaaattatacaaagTCACACGGACGAGTCGCTGGGGGATTGTAGTTTTTTGAATACGTGTTTTCACATGGACACTTGCAAATACGTACATTACGAAGTAGATGGAACGACCGCACAGACGAGGGAACAAACGAGTGAGCCCGAAGGCGGAACGAGTCTCAACTCAAGAGTGTCGCTCGTCGACGGAGTCAGCGTTGGAAATATTGGTAGCAATAACATCGGAAGTAACAGCGGTAATAGCAACAATAGCGGGACTTCTGCAGTCCCAGGATCCGCGACTTCCGGCAGCGATCTTACGCTCTATCCTCCTCAATGGATTCAGTGCGATTTGCGCTATCTCGACATGACGGTATTGGGTAAATTTGCCGTAATAATGGCCGATCCCCCATGGGACATCCACATGGAATTGCCCTACGGCACGATGTCCGACGACGAAATGAGACAGCTGGGAATCCCAGCTCTGCAGGACGAAGGGCTCTTATTTCTTTGGGTCACCGGTAGAGCCATGGAGCTTGGTCGGGAGTGTCTCCAATTGTGGGGCTACGACAGGGTCGATGAGATAATATGGGTCAAAACTAATCAATTGCAACGTATTATCAGAACTGGAAGAACAGGCCATTGGCTCAATCATGGAAAAGAACATTGTCTTGTTGGTATGAAAGGCAATCCACGTGTCAACCGAGGTCTCGACAGCGATGTTATCGTCGCTGAAGTTCGGGCGACCAGCCATAAACCTGACGAAATTTATGGCATCATCGAACGCATGAGTCCGAGcacgagaaaaattgaattgttcGGTCGCCCTCACAACGTCCAACCCAATTGGATAACACTGGGTAATCAGGTTGATGGCGTGCATCTCATTGATCCACAGCTCATTAAAGCTTTCCGAAAACGTTATCCGGATGGTAATTCGATGAAACCGaataaatag
- the LOC122413681 gene encoding rho guanine nucleotide exchange factor 3-like isoform X2, with protein MDDCDATLDETFQEPRKKFWQRSSRKRTKSDAISIGSMDVSLDSTLTLKTRKRRRITELASNFLFANSTSSRISNVLQRSFGGPSVNSNTTLDQENIDAATLRRRQSCEPPAGNLTIRSWITDVAKLSDEDSPHSRLGRNQIKRQEAIYELYCGENVLLGDLSVLRDFYYHPLCSTGIFTSDELVTLFGDLDGLIEIHSKLRDELVELRDSAGVTDFIGPTLLNWLPSLTVPYLDRCRSQVWARHVLDEKRSRSKRFQEFLKKKMELPRAVELWTYLDVARSRVVKYPLLVNEITRRTPSAHPDRASLKRASEFLADLLCKIDRAMGEAECELARSKIVIKPDNDRTGCIDAATELITEGPLKDSRGLKLHCFLFDTCFALTRRTIKSRSRVYNLSYPIIPREEIDVEESSEAGEFGFKIGSKILTTNGEHEKRHWIDAFEKAKRIANAAISAGGIVEPSIGTENARVI; from the exons ATGGATGATTGCGACGCAACTCTTGACGAAACTTTTCAGGAGCCTCGGAAAAAATTTTGGCAG AGATCTTcgagaaaaagaacgaaaagcgATGCTATCAGTATCGGCTCCATGGATGTTTCTTTGGATTCTACTCTCACATTAAAAACCAGAAAACGACGGAGAATCACGGAATTAGctagtaattttttatttgctaatTCAACCAGCAGCCGAATCAGCAATGTCCTTCAGAGGTCGTTTGGCGGTCCGAGTGTTAACTCCAATACAACATTGGACCAAGAAAACATTGATGCTGCGACATTAAGAAG AAGGCAAAGCTGTGAGCCGCCAGCAGGAAACTTGACTATACGTAGCTGGATTACGGACGTGGCTAAACTGAGTGACGAGGACTCGCCTCATTCAAGACTCGGtcgaaatcaaataaaaagacaaGAGGCAATCTACGAACTTTATTGCGGGGAGAATGTACTTCTCGGTGATCTAAGTGTTCTTCGAGATTTTTACTATCACCCCCTATGCTCAACAGGAATTTTCACGTCCGACGAGCTTGTAACTCTTTTTGGCGATCTCGACGGGCTCATTGAAATTCACAGTAAACTGAGAGACGAACTTGTCGAATTGCGCGATTCGGCGGGTGTAACGGATTTTATTGGGCCAACGTTGCTCAATTGG CTACCAAGTCTTACAGTACCGTACCTCGATCGGTGTCGATCGCAAGTGTGGGCGAGACATGTGCTGGACGAAAAGCGTTCGCGGAGTAAACGTTTTCAAGagtttttaaagaaaaaaatggagcttCCCCGAGCGGTAGAACTGTGGACGTATTTGGACGTGGCGAGATCGCGCGTTGTCAAATATCCTCTACTCGTGAATGAGATAACTAGGAGGACTCCGTCCGCGCATCCAGACCGGGCCTCACTGAAACGAGCGAGCGAATTTCTTGCCGATCTTCTATGCAAAATTGATCGTGCCATGGGCGAGGCTGAATGCGAGCTGGCTCGCTCGAAGATCGTCATTAAACCGGACAACGATCGTACAGGTTGCATCGACGCTGCCACGGAATTGATCACCGAAGGTCCCCTTAAGGATTCTCGTGGTTTG aaactCCATTGTTTCCTCTTCGACACATGTTTCGCTCTGACGCGTCGCACAATAAAATCACGATCGAGAGTTTACAATCTTTCGTACCCGATAATTCCACGTGAAGAAATAGACGTAGAAGAAAGCTCAGAAGCTGGTGAATTCGGATTCAAAATTGGCagtaaaatattgacaacGAATGGAGAACACGAAAAAAGGCATTGGATCGACGCGTTCGAAAAGGCCAAAAGAATTGCGAATGCAGCAATTTCTGCTGGTGGAATCGTTGAACCTTCGATAGGGACTGAGAACGCTCGTGTAATATAA
- the ATPsynD gene encoding ATP synthase subunit d, mitochondrial: MSRRALKGINWSGIAERLGEGDKNIYASFKSRSDQYLQRVMSLPEQPVKIDWAYYKQHVPASGMVEKFQKEYEALKVPYPPDNYTAQIEAEGQKVLDEVKVFIEESNKRIVEFQAEAEKVRASLPIEEMNMEEFAEAYPEHAINIDKPTIWPHIPEEQPGDEPEPIPREEH, translated from the exons atgtcTCGCCGCGCGCTCAAAGGAATAAATTGGTCGGGTATCGCTGAGAGGCTTGGCGAAGGAGACAAAAATATCTATGCCAGCTTTAAATCACGATCTGACCAATATCTTCAAAG GGTCATGTCCCTTCCAGAACAGCCTGTTAAAATTGATTGGGCCTATTACAAGCAACATGTTCCAGCATCTGGAATGGTagagaaatttcaaaaggaaTACGAAGCTCTGAAGGTCCCCTATCCACCTGATAATTATACTGCACAGATTGAAGCTGAAGGCCAAAAAGTT cTGGATGAGGTCAAGGTTTTCATTGAAGAGTCCAACAAGCGCATAGTCGAGTTCCAAGCTGAAGCTGAAAAAGTACGAGCATCTTTACCGATCGAAGAGATGAATATGGAAGAGTTTGCTGAAGCTTATCCCGAACATGCTATAAATATTGATAAGCCAACGATTTGGCCTCACATCCCGGAAGAACAACCCGGAGATGAGCCAGAGCCGATACCTAGAGAAGAGCATTAA
- the Hcs gene encoding biotin--protein ligase isoform X2 has protein sequence MILTIFYMMATWIQAWRLATLKARLATSLAGPEAARPTLMFLAKSMSDSRKEYNGAKVASNSESANVLSSHLCKNQSVARLGDLIWCHGDKKLCTIYPQQKIDVKDWLIFPTGKTQFPLHVRNHGKALLNDSTKMHALIEADVENYHPTAFAKATRLEDYGKIVTWTFDENFAVILETDLDHMTKLSIALMHGKCFINNGFTLTRVESIGVTGKPCVYNSEELVTLHHDKKLIGKAQWDAHVKILKTFSSIARHVAQQGVSLEIDEVPGVHVSPGNQPINLHIPTILEIQLPRDASDDAIAPLDDIVIPSTPPPTPATIIPDKNGSSKPSTVETLLSSVPSSKYLETSRTEDLTKILEVMSPEVTKDSADSVESPNKTTKTTSTASSVQTPQRNFSTKTSHYSPSKRPMANFCNTVKPPNVLIYADSTIAAENIKNVLGLTLNKDKYIVYTLSSDEAKKDVWMDQTVLVIVCGNVGAEISSQLVEYMVRGGQLLALCSDTLHTLLPSFKTAEVREHELVRFSYGKWKHVQMMHHIFCYQASPVKTQFSQDHDESRTKTPHTPVSANVYDSAGKLHTFHVKVLGTEETWHTPSILLANLPESGGRAVFSQIHLEADPSQYEMEETKFNALKQSNTARLEILSDLLTTHFGLDARTGPRDEVKYTPGFFLGRHELKLDMLDRLKDKTSTDDIYKTDKMSLQFCGRTTKPIAASASLLPIMIHQCPDNFSTVEYFENLKSKELGRLVIYADILTSSMNVVAGRKLHHGLVVIPRQQTQGQGRRTNLWLSPPGCAMFTMQLHVPVNSELGSRLSILQHLVAVATVSAIKSLPGYENIDLRLKWPNDFYAGSETKIGGLIVSTIMESSIAICNIGIHFIFIFQTNFVSHCLFFHCPYSSII, from the exons atgattttgacaaTCTTCTATATGATGGCGACATGGATACAGGCATGGAGATTGGCGACGCTGAAAGCGCGTCTTGCCACATCTCTCGCTGGGCCGGAAGCTGCTAGACCTACACTCATGTTTTTAGCAAAATCCATGAGTGATTCCAGAAAAg aATACAATGGAGCTAAGGTTGCCAGTAACAGCGAAAGTGCAAACGTTCTGAGTTCTCACTTATGCAAAAATCAAAGTGTCGCGAGACTCGGTGACCTCATTTGGTGTCATGGGGACAAGAAACTTTGTACTATTTATCCACAG caaAAAATAGACGTCAAAGATTGGCTGATCTTTCCTACAGGAAAAACTCAATTTCCTCTTCACGTACGAAATCATGGTAAAGCGTTGCTCAATGATAGTACAAAAATGCACGCCCTAATCGAGGCTGATGTCGAGAATTATCACCCTACAGCTTTCGCAAAAGCAACCAGG CTTGAAGATTATGGGAAAATCGTCACGTGGACgtttgacgaaaattttgcAGTTATTTTAGAAACGGACTTAGATCACATGACGAAACTGTCGATCGCTCTAATGCATGGAAAATGTTTTATCAACAATGGATTTACTCTTACCCGTGTCGAGT CAATCGGAGTCACGGGAAAACCGTGCGTGTACAACAGCGAAGAGTTGGTGACTCTCCATCACGATAAAA agCTCATTGGGAAAGCCCAGTGGGATGCACACgtaaaaatactgaaaactTTCAGTAGCATTGCGAGACACGTAGCTCAACAAGGAGTTTCATTAGAAATTGACGAAGTGCCCGGTGTACACGTGTCACCGGGTAACCAGCCGATTAATTTGCACATACCTACAATATTGGAGATTCAATTACCGCGTGACGCTTCAG acgaCGCGATCGCTCCATTGGATGACATCGTAATTCCGTCGACCCCACCACCAACACCGGCAACCATAATTCCCGATAAGAATGGGTCAAGCAAGCCAAGCACCGTTGAAACACTTCTGTCCTCAGTTCCTTCATCAAAGTACTTGGAAACCTCGCGAACGGAAGATCTCACTAAAATTTTAGAAGTTATGTCTCCCGAAGTTACCAAAGATTCTGCAGATTCTGTTGAATCTCCGAACAAGACCACAAAAACTACTTCCACTGCCAGTAGTGTTCAAACACCCCAACGAAATTTCTCCACAAAGACCTCTCA TTATTCGCCATCGAAAAGACCAATGGCCAATTTTTGTAACACCGTTAAGCCTCCGAACGTCTTGATTTATGCAGACAGCACAATAGCAGCtgaaaacatcaaaaatgtgctCGGTCTCACGCTCAACAAAGACAa atACATCGTTTATACACTCTCATCTGATGAGGCGAAAAAGGATGTCTGGATGGACCAAACGGTGCTGGTAATAGTCTGCGGTAACGTGGGTGCTGAAATTTCGAGTCAGCTCGTCGAATACATGGTCCGAGGGGGTCAACTTTTAGCTCTGTGTTCTGACACCCTCCACACACTTTTGCCCTCGTTCAAAACTGCCGAAGTACGAGAACACGAGCTTGTACGTTTCTCATATGGGAAATGGAAACACGTGCAGATGATGCATCACATTTTCTGCTATCAAGCGTCACCTGTAAAAACACAGTTTTCTCAAGACCACGATGAATCGag AACGAAGACACCGCACACTCCAGTGTCGGCAAATGTATACGATAGTGCCGGTAAATTGCACACTTTTCATGTAAAAGTACTCGGAACCGAAGAAACGTGGCACACACCGAGTATCCTTCTCGCAAACCTTCCCGAGAGTGGTGGACGAgccgttttttcacaaattcatcTTGAAGCCGATCCGTCCCAATACGAAATGGAAGAAACTAAATTCAACGCTCTCAAGCAAAGCAACACAGCGAGATTAGAGATTCTCAGTGATCTTTTAACAACGCATTTTGGTCTCGATGCTCGTACGGGACCCCGCGATGAGGTCAAATACACTCCTGGCTTTTTTCTCGGTAGACACGAG CTCAAGCTAGACATGTTGGATCGATTGAAAGACAAGACGAGTACCGACGACATTTACAAAACGGATAAAATGAGTTTACAATTTTGCGGAAGAACGACGAAACCGATTGCTGCTTCTGCTTCGTTATTACCGATAATGATACATCAGTGTCCAGACAATTTTTCGACTGTAGAATATTTCGAG AATTTGAAATCAAAAGAATTGGGACGGCTGGTTATATACGCGGACATTTTAACATCGTCGATGAACGTCGTCGCGGGTCGTAAGTTACATCATGGGTTAGTCGTTATACCTAGACAACAGACTCAAGGGCAAG GTCGAAGAACGAATTTATGGCTTAGCCCACCCGGTTGTGCTATGTTCACGATGCAATTGCACGTGCCGGTAAATAGCGAGCTTGGCAGTCGCCTGTCGATTCTACAACATCTCGTTGCTGTTGCCACTGTCTCGGCAATCAAATCCTTACCTGGCTATGAG AACATCGATCTAAGACTCAAATGGCCTAATGACTTTTACGCAGGAAGTGAGACAAAAATAGGCGGGCTTATAGTATCAACGATAATGGAATCTTCCATAGCTATATGCAACATTGGTATTcatttcatcttcatttttcaaactaattttgtttctcattgtttatttttccactGTCCATATTCAAgtattatttga
- the LOC122413681 gene encoding rho guanine nucleotide exchange factor 3-like isoform X1 codes for MDDCDATLDETFQEPRKKFWQRSSRKRTKSDAISIGSMDVSLDSTLTLKTRKRRRITELASNFLFANSTSSRISNVLQRSFGGPSVNSNTTLDQENIDAATLRRRRQSCEPPAGNLTIRSWITDVAKLSDEDSPHSRLGRNQIKRQEAIYELYCGENVLLGDLSVLRDFYYHPLCSTGIFTSDELVTLFGDLDGLIEIHSKLRDELVELRDSAGVTDFIGPTLLNWLPSLTVPYLDRCRSQVWARHVLDEKRSRSKRFQEFLKKKMELPRAVELWTYLDVARSRVVKYPLLVNEITRRTPSAHPDRASLKRASEFLADLLCKIDRAMGEAECELARSKIVIKPDNDRTGCIDAATELITEGPLKDSRGLKLHCFLFDTCFALTRRTIKSRSRVYNLSYPIIPREEIDVEESSEAGEFGFKIGSKILTTNGEHEKRHWIDAFEKAKRIANAAISAGGIVEPSIGTENARVI; via the exons ATGGATGATTGCGACGCAACTCTTGACGAAACTTTTCAGGAGCCTCGGAAAAAATTTTGGCAG AGATCTTcgagaaaaagaacgaaaagcgATGCTATCAGTATCGGCTCCATGGATGTTTCTTTGGATTCTACTCTCACATTAAAAACCAGAAAACGACGGAGAATCACGGAATTAGctagtaattttttatttgctaatTCAACCAGCAGCCGAATCAGCAATGTCCTTCAGAGGTCGTTTGGCGGTCCGAGTGTTAACTCCAATACAACATTGGACCAAGAAAACATTGATGCTGCGACATTAAGAAG AAGAAGGCAAAGCTGTGAGCCGCCAGCAGGAAACTTGACTATACGTAGCTGGATTACGGACGTGGCTAAACTGAGTGACGAGGACTCGCCTCATTCAAGACTCGGtcgaaatcaaataaaaagacaaGAGGCAATCTACGAACTTTATTGCGGGGAGAATGTACTTCTCGGTGATCTAAGTGTTCTTCGAGATTTTTACTATCACCCCCTATGCTCAACAGGAATTTTCACGTCCGACGAGCTTGTAACTCTTTTTGGCGATCTCGACGGGCTCATTGAAATTCACAGTAAACTGAGAGACGAACTTGTCGAATTGCGCGATTCGGCGGGTGTAACGGATTTTATTGGGCCAACGTTGCTCAATTGG CTACCAAGTCTTACAGTACCGTACCTCGATCGGTGTCGATCGCAAGTGTGGGCGAGACATGTGCTGGACGAAAAGCGTTCGCGGAGTAAACGTTTTCAAGagtttttaaagaaaaaaatggagcttCCCCGAGCGGTAGAACTGTGGACGTATTTGGACGTGGCGAGATCGCGCGTTGTCAAATATCCTCTACTCGTGAATGAGATAACTAGGAGGACTCCGTCCGCGCATCCAGACCGGGCCTCACTGAAACGAGCGAGCGAATTTCTTGCCGATCTTCTATGCAAAATTGATCGTGCCATGGGCGAGGCTGAATGCGAGCTGGCTCGCTCGAAGATCGTCATTAAACCGGACAACGATCGTACAGGTTGCATCGACGCTGCCACGGAATTGATCACCGAAGGTCCCCTTAAGGATTCTCGTGGTTTG aaactCCATTGTTTCCTCTTCGACACATGTTTCGCTCTGACGCGTCGCACAATAAAATCACGATCGAGAGTTTACAATCTTTCGTACCCGATAATTCCACGTGAAGAAATAGACGTAGAAGAAAGCTCAGAAGCTGGTGAATTCGGATTCAAAATTGGCagtaaaatattgacaacGAATGGAGAACACGAAAAAAGGCATTGGATCGACGCGTTCGAAAAGGCCAAAAGAATTGCGAATGCAGCAATTTCTGCTGGTGGAATCGTTGAACCTTCGATAGGGACTGAGAACGCTCGTGTAATATAA
- the Hcs gene encoding biotin--protein ligase isoform X1 encodes MILTIFYMMATWIQAWRLATLKARLATSLAGPEAARPTLMFLAKSMSDSRKEYNGAKVASNSESANVLSSHLCKNQSVARLGDLIWCHGDKKLCTIYPQQKIDVKDWLIFPTGKTQFPLHVRNHGKALLNDSTKMHALIEADVENYHPTAFAKATRLEDYGKIVTWTFDENFAVILETDLDHMTKLSIALMHGKCFINNGFTLTRVESIGVTGKPCVYNSEELVTLHHDKKLIGKAQWDAHVKILKTFSSIARHVAQQGVSLEIDEVPGVHVSPGNQPINLHIPTILEIQLPRDASDDAIAPLDDIVIPSTPPPTPATIIPDKNGSSKPSTVETLLSSVPSSKYLETSRTEDLTKILEVMSPEVTKDSADSVESPNKTTKTTSTASSVQTPQRNFSTKTSHYSPSKRPMANFCNTVKPPNVLIYADSTIAAENIKNVLGLTLNKDKYIVYTLSSDEAKKDVWMDQTVLVIVCGNVGAEISSQLVEYMVRGGQLLALCSDTLHTLLPSFKTAEVREHELVRFSYGKWKHVQMMHHIFCYQASPVKTQFSQDHDESRTKTPHTPVSANVYDSAGKLHTFHVKVLGTEETWHTPSILLANLPESGGRAVFSQIHLEADPSQYEMEETKFNALKQSNTARLEILSDLLTTHFGLDARTGPRDEVKYTPGFFLGRHELKLDMLDRLKDKTSTDDIYKTDKMSLQFCGRTTKPIAASASLLPIMIHQCPDNFSTVEYFENLKSKELGRLVIYADILTSSMNVVAGRKLHHGLVVIPRQQTQGQGRRTNLWLSPPGCAMFTMQLHVPVNSELGSRLSILQHLVAVATVSAIKSLPGYENIDLRLKWPNDFYAGSETKIGGLIVSTIMESSIAICNIGLGINLSNSEPTYCINDVIAKYNEQTGSKLSKIPYEKFLALVFTELENLYLIYQSGNVAHFFELYYNYWAHTDKEITVMTPDGKSQEVKILGIDSFGFLEVQEKSGRVFTVHPDGNTFDMLRGLISPVINT; translated from the exons atgattttgacaaTCTTCTATATGATGGCGACATGGATACAGGCATGGAGATTGGCGACGCTGAAAGCGCGTCTTGCCACATCTCTCGCTGGGCCGGAAGCTGCTAGACCTACACTCATGTTTTTAGCAAAATCCATGAGTGATTCCAGAAAAg aATACAATGGAGCTAAGGTTGCCAGTAACAGCGAAAGTGCAAACGTTCTGAGTTCTCACTTATGCAAAAATCAAAGTGTCGCGAGACTCGGTGACCTCATTTGGTGTCATGGGGACAAGAAACTTTGTACTATTTATCCACAG caaAAAATAGACGTCAAAGATTGGCTGATCTTTCCTACAGGAAAAACTCAATTTCCTCTTCACGTACGAAATCATGGTAAAGCGTTGCTCAATGATAGTACAAAAATGCACGCCCTAATCGAGGCTGATGTCGAGAATTATCACCCTACAGCTTTCGCAAAAGCAACCAGG CTTGAAGATTATGGGAAAATCGTCACGTGGACgtttgacgaaaattttgcAGTTATTTTAGAAACGGACTTAGATCACATGACGAAACTGTCGATCGCTCTAATGCATGGAAAATGTTTTATCAACAATGGATTTACTCTTACCCGTGTCGAGT CAATCGGAGTCACGGGAAAACCGTGCGTGTACAACAGCGAAGAGTTGGTGACTCTCCATCACGATAAAA agCTCATTGGGAAAGCCCAGTGGGATGCACACgtaaaaatactgaaaactTTCAGTAGCATTGCGAGACACGTAGCTCAACAAGGAGTTTCATTAGAAATTGACGAAGTGCCCGGTGTACACGTGTCACCGGGTAACCAGCCGATTAATTTGCACATACCTACAATATTGGAGATTCAATTACCGCGTGACGCTTCAG acgaCGCGATCGCTCCATTGGATGACATCGTAATTCCGTCGACCCCACCACCAACACCGGCAACCATAATTCCCGATAAGAATGGGTCAAGCAAGCCAAGCACCGTTGAAACACTTCTGTCCTCAGTTCCTTCATCAAAGTACTTGGAAACCTCGCGAACGGAAGATCTCACTAAAATTTTAGAAGTTATGTCTCCCGAAGTTACCAAAGATTCTGCAGATTCTGTTGAATCTCCGAACAAGACCACAAAAACTACTTCCACTGCCAGTAGTGTTCAAACACCCCAACGAAATTTCTCCACAAAGACCTCTCA TTATTCGCCATCGAAAAGACCAATGGCCAATTTTTGTAACACCGTTAAGCCTCCGAACGTCTTGATTTATGCAGACAGCACAATAGCAGCtgaaaacatcaaaaatgtgctCGGTCTCACGCTCAACAAAGACAa atACATCGTTTATACACTCTCATCTGATGAGGCGAAAAAGGATGTCTGGATGGACCAAACGGTGCTGGTAATAGTCTGCGGTAACGTGGGTGCTGAAATTTCGAGTCAGCTCGTCGAATACATGGTCCGAGGGGGTCAACTTTTAGCTCTGTGTTCTGACACCCTCCACACACTTTTGCCCTCGTTCAAAACTGCCGAAGTACGAGAACACGAGCTTGTACGTTTCTCATATGGGAAATGGAAACACGTGCAGATGATGCATCACATTTTCTGCTATCAAGCGTCACCTGTAAAAACACAGTTTTCTCAAGACCACGATGAATCGag AACGAAGACACCGCACACTCCAGTGTCGGCAAATGTATACGATAGTGCCGGTAAATTGCACACTTTTCATGTAAAAGTACTCGGAACCGAAGAAACGTGGCACACACCGAGTATCCTTCTCGCAAACCTTCCCGAGAGTGGTGGACGAgccgttttttcacaaattcatcTTGAAGCCGATCCGTCCCAATACGAAATGGAAGAAACTAAATTCAACGCTCTCAAGCAAAGCAACACAGCGAGATTAGAGATTCTCAGTGATCTTTTAACAACGCATTTTGGTCTCGATGCTCGTACGGGACCCCGCGATGAGGTCAAATACACTCCTGGCTTTTTTCTCGGTAGACACGAG CTCAAGCTAGACATGTTGGATCGATTGAAAGACAAGACGAGTACCGACGACATTTACAAAACGGATAAAATGAGTTTACAATTTTGCGGAAGAACGACGAAACCGATTGCTGCTTCTGCTTCGTTATTACCGATAATGATACATCAGTGTCCAGACAATTTTTCGACTGTAGAATATTTCGAG AATTTGAAATCAAAAGAATTGGGACGGCTGGTTATATACGCGGACATTTTAACATCGTCGATGAACGTCGTCGCGGGTCGTAAGTTACATCATGGGTTAGTCGTTATACCTAGACAACAGACTCAAGGGCAAG GTCGAAGAACGAATTTATGGCTTAGCCCACCCGGTTGTGCTATGTTCACGATGCAATTGCACGTGCCGGTAAATAGCGAGCTTGGCAGTCGCCTGTCGATTCTACAACATCTCGTTGCTGTTGCCACTGTCTCGGCAATCAAATCCTTACCTGGCTATGAG AACATCGATCTAAGACTCAAATGGCCTAATGACTTTTACGCAGGAAGTGAGACAAAAATAGGCGGGCTTATAGTATCAACGATAATGGAATCTTCCATAGCTATATGCAACATTG GCTTGGGTATAAATCTTTCCAACAGTGAGCCAACATATTGCATAAACGACGTTATCGCCAAGTACAATGAACAGACTGGTTCAAAATTGTCGAAAATTCcgtatgaaaaatttcttgcCCTTGTATTTACCGAACTCGAGAATTTGTACCTCATTTATCAGAGTGGTAACGTCGCACATTTTTTCGAGCTCTATTACAACTATTGGGCACACAC TGACAAAGAAATAACGGTCATGACTCCGGATGGGAAATCTCAAGAAGTTAAGATCCTGGGAATCGACAGCTTCGGGTTTTTGGAAGTGCAGGAAAAAAGTGGCAGAGTCTTCACCGTTCATCCCGATGGAAATACCTTCGACATGCTTAGAGGGTTGATATCTCCAGTAATAAATACGTAA